From Vagococcus jeotgali, one genomic window encodes:
- the aroA gene encoding 3-phosphoshikimate 1-carboxyvinyltransferase has product MELLKATNPLVGVIEVPGDKSISHRSIMLGSLAQGETRIHNFLRADDCLSTLSIFKQLGVNIYDDGDVVVVEGVGLRGLVSSELPLDVGNSGTTIRLIMGILVGQGYNYILTGDNSIQKRPMQRVMTPLEEMGATLFGYDNSEFAPIIIKGVNNLTPIDYHMPVASAQVKSAIIFAALFTNGVTTISEKKPTRNHTEVMLTQFGGKISYLNHQILIPGNQALKGTTIHVPGDFSSAAFFITAALLVPDSDLIIKHVGVNKTRTGLIDVIKKMGGNIEVLDYQAEDESATIRVKSSTLKGIEVSGDIIPSLIDELPLVALLGSLATGETVIKDAKELRVKETDRIDCVARELNLLGANIKTREDGMVIQGVESLHGGNVTSHGDHRIGMMLQITALTMPISETVILKESQAVSVSFPNFFKDLKELMEG; this is encoded by the coding sequence ATGGAATTATTAAAAGCAACAAATCCGCTAGTAGGAGTTATTGAGGTACCTGGGGATAAATCAATTTCTCATAGAAGTATTATGTTGGGTAGCCTGGCTCAAGGTGAAACTAGGATACATAACTTTCTAAGGGCTGATGATTGTCTAAGTACTCTGTCTATCTTCAAACAACTAGGCGTCAACATCTATGATGATGGTGATGTGGTTGTAGTTGAAGGTGTTGGGTTAAGGGGGTTAGTTTCTTCAGAGCTACCTCTTGATGTTGGAAATTCAGGAACGACAATTCGTCTAATTATGGGGATTCTTGTTGGACAAGGCTACAATTATATCTTAACTGGTGATAACTCGATTCAAAAAAGACCAATGCAAAGAGTCATGACTCCGCTTGAAGAAATGGGTGCAACTCTTTTTGGGTATGATAATTCTGAATTTGCCCCTATTATAATAAAAGGTGTAAATAATTTAACTCCAATAGACTACCATATGCCAGTAGCTAGTGCTCAAGTAAAGTCTGCTATAATTTTTGCTGCCCTTTTCACTAATGGTGTTACTACCATTAGTGAAAAAAAACCAACAAGAAATCATACTGAAGTGATGCTAACACAATTTGGTGGTAAAATTTCTTATTTAAACCACCAAATTTTAATACCAGGTAATCAGGCGTTAAAAGGTACAACAATCCATGTGCCAGGGGATTTTTCATCAGCAGCATTTTTCATCACAGCAGCACTTTTAGTTCCTGATAGTGATTTAATTATCAAACATGTAGGAGTGAATAAGACAAGAACAGGTTTGATTGATGTTATAAAAAAAATGGGTGGCAATATTGAAGTATTAGATTATCAAGCTGAGGATGAGTCAGCTACTATAAGAGTCAAATCTAGTACTTTAAAAGGTATCGAGGTTTCAGGGGATATTATTCCAAGTCTTATTGATGAGCTACCTTTAGTTGCTTTACTAGGAAGTTTAGCTACTGGTGAAACGGTGATTAAAGATGCTAAAGAATTACGTGTAAAAGAAACAGATAGAATAGATTGTGTAGCTAGAGAATTAAATTTACTTGGAGCAAATATAAAAACAAGAGAAGATGGTATGGTGATTCAAGGTGTTGAATCTTTGCATGGCGGGAATGTAACTAGTCATGGTGATCATCGTATAGGCATGATGCTACAAATAACAGCGTTGACTATGCCAATCAGTGAAACAGTGATATTAAAAGAAAGTCAAGCTGTTTCTGTGTCTTTTCCGAATTTTTTTAAAGATTTAAAAGAATTGATGGAGGGTTAA
- the aroC gene encoding chorismate synthase, whose amino-acid sequence MRYMTSGESHGPQLTAIIEGLPAGMPISIEEINHELKRRQGGYGRGGRMLIETDTIEITSGIRHGQTLGSPVTLVVNNDDFKNWESVMGVEDVPDKMKKMRRVSKPRPGHADLVGGIKYGHRDLRNVLERSSARETTMRVAIGAICKQLLSHIDIDVVGHVLEIGGVKGYVPENMSIQEIKRLAESSEVRCVDLTTEKAMKEKIDETKKAGNTIGGVVEVIVGGVPIGLGSYNQWDSKLDGKIAQAIVSINAFKGVEFGMGFEVARQLGSEVMDEIIWDKSTGYTRKSNHLGGFEGGMTNGMPLVIRGVMKPIPTLYKPLESVDIDTKEIYKASVERSDSSAVPAACVIAEAMVAIEVAKAILDKFDHDSFERLVVEIKNYREYTRQF is encoded by the coding sequence ATGCGCTATATGACATCAGGTGAATCTCACGGGCCGCAACTCACAGCTATTATTGAAGGTTTACCAGCGGGGATGCCAATTTCTATTGAAGAGATAAATCACGAACTTAAAAGACGTCAGGGTGGATATGGCCGAGGCGGGCGTATGTTAATCGAAACAGATACTATAGAAATCACTTCAGGAATTAGGCATGGTCAAACACTTGGATCTCCAGTAACTTTAGTCGTTAATAATGATGATTTTAAAAATTGGGAGAGTGTCATGGGTGTTGAAGATGTTCCCGATAAAATGAAAAAAATGAGACGAGTGTCAAAACCAAGACCAGGTCATGCTGATTTAGTCGGTGGCATTAAATATGGACACCGAGATTTACGTAATGTTTTGGAACGTTCATCTGCTAGAGAAACAACTATGCGTGTGGCAATAGGTGCTATATGTAAACAACTTTTATCACACATAGACATAGATGTAGTAGGTCATGTTTTAGAAATAGGTGGAGTCAAAGGTTATGTCCCAGAAAATATGAGTATTCAAGAAATCAAAAGGTTAGCCGAATCCTCAGAAGTGAGGTGTGTTGATTTAACAACTGAAAAAGCTATGAAGGAAAAAATTGATGAGACTAAAAAAGCTGGTAACACAATCGGTGGGGTTGTAGAAGTTATTGTCGGTGGTGTTCCCATAGGTTTAGGAAGTTATAATCAGTGGGATAGCAAATTAGATGGTAAAATAGCCCAAGCTATCGTCAGTATTAATGCTTTTAAAGGTGTTGAGTTTGGTATGGGTTTTGAAGTTGCTAGACAACTTGGCAGTGAAGTTATGGATGAAATTATTTGGGACAAGTCAACAGGATATACAAGAAAAAGTAATCATCTAGGTGGATTTGAAGGTGGGATGACTAACGGTATGCCTCTTGTTATTCGCGGAGTGATGAAGCCTATCCCTACTTTATACAAACCCTTAGAATCAGTTGATATTGATACAAAGGAAATTTATAAAGCAAGCGTAGAGCGCTCAGACAGCTCAGCTGTACCAGCTGCTTGTGTTATCGCTGAAGCTATGGTTGCAATTGAAGTTGCTAAAGCTATTTTAGATAAATTTGACCATGATTCATTTGAAAGATTAGTTGTTGAGATAAAAAACTATCGTGAGTACACAAGACAATTCTAA
- the aroB gene encoding 3-dehydroquinate synthase, whose translation MNISVDLSHHQYDLLIEKDCLSSIGERVLSIWGDRKVVVITDELVDSLYGREVKESLEKSGFDVYIFSVVPGENSKSLDQASAIYEYLAQINMSRSDGIIALGGGVVGDLAGFVASTYMRGISFIQIPTTLLAQVDSSIGGKTAVNTTFAKNLIGTFYQPDAVFIDPLTLNTLDSRRIQEGLAEIIKSAAIKSKRLWDKLGKLESLDDCILVADELIYECCQIKKSAVIADEFDHGERLLLNFGHTIAHGIEQIKGYGVVTHGEAVSIGMVTITRQNELLHNMGHKTSTALAELLTKFGLPIQLPTINSKRLYDVILHDKKVTGDRIKIVLLHEIGMAYVKEIPLSKFKDYL comes from the coding sequence ATGAATATTTCAGTAGACTTATCTCATCATCAATATGATTTACTTATTGAAAAAGATTGTTTATCTTCAATTGGCGAAAGAGTGCTAAGTATCTGGGGAGATAGAAAAGTTGTCGTCATAACAGATGAATTAGTGGATTCCTTGTACGGTAGAGAAGTTAAAGAAAGTTTAGAGAAATCAGGATTTGATGTTTATATTTTTTCCGTTGTACCAGGAGAGAATAGCAAATCTTTAGATCAGGCAAGTGCCATATACGAATATTTAGCCCAAATTAATATGTCCAGGTCTGATGGTATCATCGCACTTGGTGGTGGTGTTGTAGGTGATTTAGCTGGCTTTGTAGCATCAACTTATATGCGGGGTATATCTTTTATTCAAATACCAACGACACTCCTAGCCCAGGTAGATAGTAGCATCGGTGGTAAAACAGCAGTAAACACGACTTTTGCTAAAAATTTAATAGGAACTTTTTACCAGCCAGATGCTGTATTTATTGATCCGTTGACTTTAAATACTTTAGATAGCAGGCGTATTCAAGAAGGCTTGGCTGAAATAATTAAAAGCGCTGCTATTAAAAGCAAAAGGCTTTGGGACAAGTTAGGCAAGCTAGAGAGTTTAGATGATTGTATTCTTGTTGCTGATGAGTTGATTTATGAGTGCTGTCAAATAAAAAAATCGGCTGTTATAGCAGATGAATTTGACCACGGAGAGCGTTTGCTGTTAAATTTTGGACATACAATTGCTCATGGGATTGAACAAATTAAAGGTTATGGTGTTGTGACACATGGTGAGGCTGTATCAATTGGTATGGTAACAATAACAAGACAAAATGAACTATTGCATAACATGGGTCATAAAACGAGTACGGCTTTGGCAGAACTACTTACAAAGTTTGGTTTACCAATACAATTACCAACCATTAATTCAAAGAGATTGTATGATGTTATTTTACATGATAAAAAAGTCACAGGTGATCGTATAAAAATAGTGTTATTACATGAAATTGGTATGGCTTATGTGAAGGAAATACCACTAAGCAAATTTAAAGATTATTTATAA
- the aroF gene encoding 3-deoxy-7-phosphoheptulonate synthase: MIIIMEEQAESSEIKAVQDRIKSEGFPYHVIRGDEQIIISIIGDTRLIKDVPFERYESVSHVVHTQNSYKLTSRDFKADDSIVNVSGLKIGGNEPFITMAGPCSIESQEQIMECARIAKEGGAKVLRGGAFKPRTSPYAFQGLGEEGLIYIRKAADHYGLKVITEVMDEANLPLVARYTDILQIGARNMQNFKLLQAVGKTGMPVALKRGIAGTIDEWLNAAEYIVAEGNFNIIFVERGIRTYETATRNTFDLSAVPVIQKLSHFPIIVDPSHGVGEWDYVAPMALAGVASGASGMIVEIHPEPQKAWSDGQQSLNEKRYLNMMAQVDVLSDTMKTIKPIQNDI, translated from the coding sequence ATGATCATAATAATGGAAGAACAAGCAGAAAGCTCAGAAATAAAGGCAGTTCAGGACAGAATCAAATCAGAAGGTTTTCCTTATCATGTTATTAGAGGGGACGAGCAGATTATCATTAGTATAATTGGAGACACGCGTTTAATTAAAGATGTTCCTTTTGAAAGGTATGAATCAGTGTCTCACGTTGTGCATACTCAAAATTCTTATAAATTGACCAGTCGTGATTTTAAAGCTGACGATTCTATTGTCAATGTGTCTGGATTAAAAATTGGTGGTAATGAACCTTTTATTACTATGGCAGGTCCATGCTCTATTGAGAGTCAAGAACAAATTATGGAGTGTGCTAGAATTGCTAAAGAAGGTGGCGCTAAAGTGCTACGTGGCGGAGCCTTTAAGCCAAGAACCTCACCATATGCCTTTCAAGGTTTAGGAGAAGAGGGCTTAATTTATATTAGAAAAGCTGCAGATCACTACGGGTTAAAAGTTATTACTGAGGTAATGGATGAGGCTAATTTACCTCTGGTTGCAAGATATACAGATATTTTACAAATTGGGGCTAGAAATATGCAAAATTTCAAATTACTGCAAGCCGTTGGTAAAACAGGCATGCCTGTTGCCTTAAAGCGTGGTATTGCTGGAACGATTGATGAGTGGTTAAATGCGGCTGAGTATATTGTTGCTGAGGGTAATTTTAATATAATCTTCGTTGAGCGTGGTATACGCACCTATGAAACTGCGACTCGAAATACTTTTGATTTAAGTGCTGTTCCTGTCATTCAAAAATTAAGTCATTTTCCAATTATTGTTGACCCTTCTCATGGTGTTGGTGAGTGGGATTATGTGGCACCGATGGCTTTGGCAGGTGTGGCTTCAGGAGCTTCAGGGATGATTGTTGAAATTCATCCAGAACCTCAAAAAGCGTGGTCAGATGGTCAACAATCATTAAATGAAAAGCGTTATTTAAATATGATGGCTCAGGTCGACGTGTTAAGTGATACGATGAAAACTATTAAGCCCATTCAAAATGATATATAG
- the aroE gene encoding shikimate dehydrogenase encodes METQKIGGRTQLYGIFAHPIKHSLSPFLHNQSFLDNDIDARYLAFDVEPNEFDAAMKSIQALNIGGLNLSMPYKEKALSYMDELSPEAEFIGAINTILNRDDVLIGYNTDGIGFVRSLEAENIQLANQRVVLLGAGGASKAVAYQLCQNHVKEIIIFKRKNRTFQEVCNYFKGMSEKCHIPIRVFPYEDHLNLNHKIKNSDIIVNCTNIGMGHLEEAMPINDLSILEKNQVVVDLIYQPQETLFLKGAKKRGCHTINGLGILLYQAAEAFNIWTGSDMSVSNIEETVKRKLYKEGSTS; translated from the coding sequence ATGGAAACACAAAAAATAGGTGGTAGAACACAACTTTATGGTATTTTTGCTCATCCGATTAAGCATAGCTTGTCACCATTTTTACATAATCAATCATTTTTAGACAATGATATTGATGCTAGGTATTTAGCTTTTGATGTAGAGCCAAATGAGTTTGATGCTGCTATGAAGAGTATTCAAGCTTTAAATATAGGTGGTCTTAATCTTTCAATGCCGTATAAAGAAAAAGCCTTAAGTTATATGGATGAGTTATCGCCAGAAGCTGAGTTTATAGGAGCAATTAATACTATTTTGAACCGAGATGATGTGTTAATTGGATACAACACAGATGGTATTGGATTTGTTAGGAGTTTAGAAGCAGAGAATATACAGCTTGCTAATCAACGAGTGGTTTTACTAGGTGCAGGTGGTGCCTCTAAAGCAGTTGCTTACCAGCTGTGTCAAAATCATGTTAAAGAGATTATCATTTTTAAAAGAAAAAATAGAACTTTTCAAGAAGTATGTAACTATTTTAAAGGTATGTCAGAAAAATGTCATATTCCTATTCGTGTTTTTCCTTATGAAGATCATTTAAATCTGAATCATAAAATAAAAAACAGTGATATTATTGTGAATTGTACAAATATTGGAATGGGACATTTAGAAGAAGCGATGCCGATTAATGACTTGTCCATTTTAGAGAAAAACCAAGTAGTAGTTGATTTGATTTATCAACCACAAGAAACTCTTTTTCTAAAGGGAGCTAAAAAAAGAGGCTGTCACACAATAAACGGTTTAGGTATACTTTTGTATCAAGCAGCTGAGGCTTTTAACATATGGACTGGTAGTGATATGTCAGTAAGTAATATTGAAGAGACAGTGAAGAGAAAACTATACAAAGAGGGGTCAACATCATGA
- the efp gene encoding elongation factor P, translated as MISVGDLRAGMTFEKDGKLIKVLDASHHKPGKGNTVMRMKLKDLRSGATTETTMRPDEKVKKAHIDTKDVQYLYIQDDVATFMDLTTYEQYEIPVEVIKEELKFLLDNMEVSIQFYESEVVGVSLPTTVILTVAETQPSIKGATVSGSGKPAVMETGLVVSVPDFIETGEKLEINTSNGDYVRRAK; from the coding sequence ATGATATCAGTTGGAGATTTAAGAGCAGGAATGACATTTGAAAAAGATGGTAAACTAATTAAAGTTTTAGATGCTAGTCATCATAAGCCAGGTAAAGGTAATACAGTTATGCGTATGAAATTAAAAGATCTACGCTCAGGTGCAACTACTGAAACAACTATGAGACCTGATGAAAAAGTAAAAAAAGCACATATTGATACAAAAGATGTTCAATATCTATATATTCAAGATGATGTAGCTACTTTTATGGATTTAACGACGTATGAACAATATGAAATTCCAGTTGAAGTTATTAAAGAAGAATTAAAATTCTTATTGGATAATATGGAAGTATCAATTCAATTTTACGAATCAGAAGTTGTAGGTGTTTCTTTACCAACAACAGTTATTTTGACAGTTGCTGAAACTCAACCTTCAATTAAAGGAGCTACTGTGTCAGGCTCTGGTAAACCAGCAGTGATGGAGACAGGTTTAGTTGTAAGTGTTCCTGACTTTATTGAAACAGGAGAAAAACTAGAAATCAACACGTCAAATGGTGACTATGTTCGCCGTGCAAAATAA
- a CDS encoding DUF5067 domain-containing protein: MKHIKLVSILSLTLLTLGACGASNQEGTDTNTKQETTSKESNNDDKKAVKDIKKTTFNTNDSKELKTNAYNIKITDHKVIPAGEEGNEYGKEAIIAFWYETTASKDEDESDNLTPMKAWMSSFIATQGKDKNLSIAPLNDDSFDETQKETIKPGETIKGATAYKLINEETPVELTAQNISGETFGSLTFDVK; this comes from the coding sequence ATGAAACATATCAAATTAGTTAGTATTCTGAGTTTAACTTTATTGACACTTGGAGCTTGTGGAGCTTCAAATCAAGAAGGGACAGATACAAATACAAAACAAGAAACAACGAGTAAAGAATCTAATAATGACGATAAAAAGGCTGTCAAAGACATAAAAAAAACCACTTTCAATACAAATGATTCTAAAGAGTTAAAAACAAATGCTTATAACATAAAAATTACAGATCATAAAGTTATCCCAGCAGGAGAAGAAGGTAATGAGTACGGTAAAGAAGCGATTATTGCTTTTTGGTATGAAACAACAGCTTCTAAAGATGAAGATGAAAGTGATAATTTAACACCTATGAAGGCCTGGATGTCTAGTTTTATAGCAACACAAGGAAAAGACAAAAATTTAAGTATCGCACCTTTGAATGATGACAGTTTTGATGAAACTCAAAAAGAAACCATTAAACCTGGTGAAACCATTAAAGGAGCTACTGCATATAAATTGATTAATGAAGAGACTCCAGTTGAACTGACAGCTCAGAATATCTCTGGAGAAACATTTGGCTCTCTAACCTTTGATGTCAAATAG